Proteins encoded by one window of Sardina pilchardus chromosome 7, fSarPil1.1, whole genome shotgun sequence:
- the angptl7 gene encoding angiopoietin-related protein 7: MQKWVLVSLATLLTCLLLGDTSAQGALKKQRLAPPKPPKGQCCDEVRSLKVQVANLTSLLEELRGKQESDLLNILRQMMELDQLSRRQEERVTEAESKYSEINNRVEIMQMQGAQAHTRTSSEAIYDCASLYSRNYKISGEYKLPADDYLGTPELDVFCDMETNGGGWTVIQRRKVGLSSFNRDWKQYKKGFGTIRGDFWLGNENIFRMTRQPTVLRIEMEDWEGETRYAEYGFFTISNELNSYKLLLANYSGNAGDSMRYHNNTNFSTKDKDNDKCVDDCAALRKGGYWYNCCTDSNPNGMYYRFGKHNKQSTDGITWYGWHGPSYSLKRMEMKIRPQGFMP; the protein is encoded by the exons ATGCAGAAGTGGGTGCTGGTGAGTCTAGCCACGCTGCTGACATGTCTGTTGCTGGGCGACACGTCCGCCCAGGGCGCCCTGAAGAAGCAGCGCCTGGCCCCGCCGAAACCCCCCAAGGGCCAGTGCTGTGACGAGGTGCGCTCGCTGAAGGTGCAGGTGGCCAACCTCACCAGCCTGCTGGAGGAGCTGAGGGGCAAGCAGGAGTCGGACCTGCTCAACATCCTCCGCCAGATGATGGAGCTGGACCAGCTGAGCCGTCGCCAGGAGGAGCGCGTCACCGAGGCCGAGAGCAAGTACTCCGAGATCAACAACCGCGTGGAGATCATGCAGATGCAGGGCGCCCAGGCCCACACACGCACCTCATCAG AGGCCATCTACGACTGTGCATCACTGTACTCCAGAAACTACAAGATCTCAGGAGAGTACAAACTTCCTGCTGATGACTACCTGGGCACACCTGAACTGGAC GTGTTCTGTGACATGGAGACCAATGGAGGAGGTTGGACTGTCATCCAGAGACGCAAGGTGGGCCTGAGCAGCTTCAACCGTGACTGGAAGCAGTACAAGAAGGGATTCGGCACCATCCGTGGGGACTTCTGGCTGGGCAATGAGAACATCTTCCGCATGACCCGCCAGCCTACCGTGCTGAGGATAGAGATGGAG GACTGGGAGGGAGAGACTCGTTATGCTGAATACGGCTTCTTCACCATCAGCAACGAGTTGAACAGCTACAAGCTTCTCCTTGCCAACTACAGCGGTAATGCCGGAGACtcaatgcgctaccacaacaaCACCAACTTCAGCACAAAGGACAAGGACAATGACAAGTGTGTGGATGACTGCGCTGCACTTCGCAAGG gTGGCTACTGGTACAACTGCTGCACAGACTCCAACCCCAATGGCATGTACTACCGCTTCGGTAAGCACAACAAGCAGAGCACGGATGGCATCACCTGGTACGGCTGGCATGGACCCAGCTACTCCCTGAAGCGCATGGAGATGAAGATCAGACCTCAGGGATTCATGCCCTAA